The following DNA comes from Candidatus Nanosynbacter sp. TM7-074.
GAGGCGTCTTTTTTGCGAATTGAGCAGATTTTAAATGGTGATGATATTGAGCAATTTGTCTGGGCGGCAGGTTATGGCTGGCGCGGAAATTTTGAAGATCAGCCAGACGCTCGCTCCATGGCAGAGGTGAATTTTTCAGGGGCTTTGCCACTAGTACAGTGGGCTTGGCGTAAGATGTTGACTCAGAACCGCAAATCAGTCTTAACGGTCATTGGGTCGACTAGTAGTGTCAAGGCTCGATCTGATGAGGCTGTATATGTGGCCACCAAACATGCTCAGGCGGGGCTGGCGCGCAGTTTGGGAATGCAGGCGGATGAGCAGAAATTGCCAGTAAAAGTTGCGCTATTTCTGCCAGGCGCTATGAAAACACCGTTTTGGAATGGTCGGGATTTGCCGAATGATTATGTATTTTTCAATGACCCAGCTAAAATTGCTACACATATAATTAATGCTGTCAATTGTCAGCAGCAACCATTTTTAGAATGGGCATTACCAAAAGGTACATTGGTGTAATTGCATCAAGGTGTTATAATTCAAGTCATGATGACTGATGATGTGAATAGTGAACACTTTGGGGTAAAAGTTGTGGTTATTGGTGGCGGAACCGGGAGTTTTACACTGCTGTCGGGTTTGAAAAAGTACACGCATAGTATTACGGCGTTGGTTAATATGGTTGACGACGGCGGCTCGACTGGGCAGCTGCGCGACGAACTGGGCGTGCTGCCAGCGGGTGATGTCCGGCAGTGCTTGGTGGCGCTGAGTACTTCGCCAAAGGTGCGCGACTTGTTTAATTATCGATTTGACGAAGGCAGTATGAAGGGACATGCATTTGGCAACTTGTTCATGGCAGCCCTGGAGAAGATGACGGGGAGCTTTGCCGAGGCAGTGGAACTGGCGAGTGAAGTTTTGGGTGTTAACGGGCGAGTATATCCGATTACTCTAGATGACACAACTATGTCGATTAAGCTAAAAGACGGTACAATTGTTAACGGACAGCACGCAGCTGAGTCATTGCAAATCCCGCGCGGTGAGCGTCCGTGGCTGGAATTGAAACCGCCAGCCGGCATCAACCCAAGGGCGCGTCAGGCGATTTTAGACGCAGATTTGGTGGTGATTGCACCGGGTTTGCTGTATGGCAGTTTGGCGCCAGCGTTGTTGGTGCGCGGCGTAACTAGGGCGCTGGCGGAGACGAAGGCGAAGAAGGTCTATGTTTGTAATTTAGTGACTAAGCCAACACAGACTGATGGTTTTACGGTGGCGGATTTTGCGGATGAAATTGAGCGATTTTCAGGAGTGAATATGGACTATGTTTTATATAACGATCATCGTCCGCCAGAAGATTTGATTAAAAAATATGCTCATGATGGCGAATATTTAGTGGAGTGGGATAAGGATTTGTTGAAAAAGAAGCATTATTATGCCTCGGGCAAGCGGCTAATTGCTGACACTGTTTGGGTTAATAAAAACTCTGGCAGCGACCCATTGGAGGCTCAGCGTAGCCTCATTCGCCATGATGCCGACAGAGTGGCGCGTGAATTGATGCGGATTTATTTTGCGTAAACTGATTGACACTTGCAAATTACCATAGTATATGGTATAATGTGAAAGTTGTGTCAAGTAAAGAATGTATCCTAACGGACGAAAAAGAAATAATACCCGCAGAAGAGATGTTTGAATACTCTTGCCAAAGAGCTTTAGTTGAATATGTTGGTAGTGTAGAGGGTGAACGCGAAGATTTCGTAGAGCATGCATATAGAGTGCGAGACCTCGTGAAGAAATATACTGGTGATGATTTACCCTCAGAGGCTGTTTCATTGTCACTACTTCATGACGTAGCGGACAGGTTGTTTAATAAGAAGAGTATGAAATATAATAACGATTGGGCTAGAGTATCTGCGAAGGTATTGTATGATTTATTTGACAATGATAATACTACTAGCCATGATCAGCTTAACTATACGGGGTGTTTATTGGCTGATGTAGCCAAAATTGAACAAAGTGCGGCTCATCATCGCAGGCTGATGGCTAAAATTGCCGAAGAAGAGTCTAATGAAGATTGTCGAGAAATATACCCCTTGGTTGCCGAGCGACATATGGGCAAGGTTTCTCCTGAGCAGTGGGCGATTGCTCAGCCACTTCTGGACCTTGATCATATGAGGTTGGAGATGGATAAGATTAATATTGAGGCATTCATAATAAAATGTGCTGAAATAATGGATAACTTACAGCATCCATCATCAAAGAGAGAGTCTGCGATTCTACAAGATGTTTTGGAGGCGGAGTCGTTTTATGCTCCAATTCTTGAGGCGATGGGATATGAGGCGTTTGCTGCAGAATTGCGCAGCGTAGCTAAGATTAGACGTTTAATAGGTCAAGGCAAGGAAGATCTTGTCAAAAACGCTAAAGAAACGCAAGACAGAGTTCTCCAAGTTGGCATGGAGAAAATTGCAGACAAGATATTTGGCGTGAATGACGGTACTATCAGTTATGCTATTCTTAAAGATAAAGGTTCTGGCGAATATTCTACCCATATGGGGGAATTTGCGGCTGATACCGAATATGGCAATATGGTTGCTGGAAACTGGCGTATTAAAACTGTAGGATCGCTTGCGGATAAACTTAAGGGCGGTGACGGAATTATGGATATTGTCGGTATGATGGTGATATCTAGAGATCGTGAAACGACAACTTGTGATTTTGCGCATTTTATTGCTGATAGGTTGAAGGAGTTTAGACCAGTATGTGCTCGGAGTAAAAACAGACCTGTATATATCCAGGGAACTAAAGAATATGTTGATGCCGTGGAGCAGAATCTTCGTGAACTGGGTGTTGGTTCGGATGAGTATTTGGTAAAAATTGATACCGATGAAAAGTGCGAACAACGAGGATATTCTATCTATGAAGTATCTAAAGTAACATTTGCTGTGGATATTGACGATGTTGAGATTCCAGTTGAAATACAGTTTATCACAAAAGACGAACGGCGTCGTGCGCGTACAGAAGAAGTGTCTCATCTTGTCTATAAATATCTACAGTCTCTGGGTTTTAGCGAAGACAACCTAGGGAAAGAGACGACTCGTCAACGTGTCGAGAGAATGAAAATAGTCAGTCTTGCGAAAGAGGTCTTAGGCGCGCTACACAAGCGACGCTACGATATGATAAATAGTAAGATTACGGGTAAACTTGGTATTAATCCGAAGTCTCTGTCTAATGAAGACAAATTTATCGAGAGTCTTATTGAGCTTTGCCCTGATAAATTAACGACCTGAGCGTGATATAATCATACTAATGACAACTTACTATACTGACGGTTCTGCTTCACCAAATCCTGGTCCGGGGGGTTTTGCGGTTATTCGTGATCTCCAGCCGTGGATTTTGGGTTCGGAGGATGGCGAGACGACGAATATTCGCATGGAGGGTAAGGCGCTGATTGCGGCGCTGCAGGACGCGGACGGTGCACCGTGTGTGATTTATACTGACAGCGAGTTTTGGATCAATGTGGTGACCAAGTGGGCACCCGGCTGGCAGCAGCGTGGCTGGACAAAGAAGGGCGGTGAGATCAAAAATCTGGACATCGTCCAAGAATTATATGAGCTGTATTCAAATTCGCAGGCGGAACTGCGTTGGGTGCGCGGTCACGAGGGCGATGAAGGGAATGAGCTGGCGGATGAGTGGGCTAATCGAGCGCGTGAAGGCAAAAGATTGACGAAATAACAGCTGGCGACATCTGATAAAAATTGCTATACTAGGAAAATGGAAGAAGTGAGGGAAACGACTGATATTTTTTTGTGGGCGAATCAAACTGATGCGAAAAAGAATGATCTACAGATTGAGCTGTTTTTATTTAATAAAAATTACACGCCGTATTTCATGCCCTTGAAGGGCGACGTTGAGCAGCAGCTGCGGCCGTTATTTTTGTTTGGCTATATCAATCAAGTTAATTTGGGCGCGGGCACTGGTCTTAGTGTGCGGGATTATGAACTGAGCGAAGCGGAAGACAATGTGCTACTGCGGACGGATCTCGGTCAGGTTGGCCGAGCGGAAACCTTAATTCATTTGATTGAGCACGAGCGTGACAACATCGTAGAATTTTCGGAAACCGAGCACGAGTTCAAGCGGATGAAAGGGCTGATAGCGCGGTTCACCGATCCGAACGATCCAGAAAAAGTCTTTTACACGGTGAAGCTAATTCAGCAGGGACAGACGCTGAAAAGCGCGCTGGCGTGGGAGTTTTCTGACGGCAAGTTCGGTGCGTTTAAGGCGGAAGTCGGGTTTAAGGTGCCAGATGATAACCAGGTACTGATCATCGGTCAGGATATTTTTGCCTTTAATCCTTCGAAATTTGAGCGGATGTTTGGCTATGAGTACAAGAAGCAGGTGATTGCCGATAAGAAAGTGTCGGAAATTGAAAAGCAATATAAGCTGAGTTTTCCTGAAGGTCTGGATCTCAATGCGCTGGTCAAGGAGCGCAAAAGGACCATCAATAAATTGCAGAAATTGGAGATCGGCGAGGTTAAACAAGAGCAGGTGCTGGACTATGCTGACGAGATGCAGTTGGAGCTGATGAGTGATGATAACGGTGCGATTATCATCATGGACGGCAACGATCTGGATATGTTCGTGAACTTGATTAACGAGGATTACATTGAGAGTAAAATTACCGGCAAGCGCTACGAAATTAAATCGAAAAAACTGCTGGGCGAGCCTGAGGGCGAACCGCCGCGATGTTAAGTATGGATCAAGAATTGGCGCTGGCGATTTTGATGAGCGGTCGGTCGGCGCTGCTGACGGGTGCGGCTGGTACTGGTAAGACGCACTTGTTGAACACGTTTATTGCACAGGCGCGTGACCAGGGTAAAAAGGTGTCAGTAACGGCGACGACGGGCTTGGCGGCGACGCATTTAGGCGGCAATACCATTCATAGCTGGAGCGGCATTGGCGTCAGTGATTATTTGGCGAACAACTTTTTTGATCGGCTGTCAAAAACGCGGCGTGAGGTGATTACGAAGACTGATGTGCTGGTGATTGACGAGATTTCCATGTTGCATGATTTTCGACTGGACATGGTCGATCGGGTGCTGCGTGGTGTCAGGGAAAATGACCAGCCGTTTGGCGGTATTCAGCTAGTGATGAGCGGCGACTTTTTTCAATTACCGCCGATCAATCGTCCGGGCGAGCAGGGCGGTGGCTTCGTGGTGTATTCGGAAGCGTGGCAGGAGTTACAGCCGGCGGTGCTGTATCTGGAGCGGCAATATCGGCAAAATGACGAGCAGCTCCTCGAGATTTTGACGGCGCTGAGACATGACGATATTAGGCGGCATCACGCTGAGATGTTGCTGGCGCGAACGGAAGTTCAGGTGCCGGATGGTGACATCACCGAACTACACACCGTCAATGTTGATGTTGATGCCATCAATAGCCAGAAGCTGGCGGAGTTGGCGGGCGAGGAGCGGACGTATCAGCAGACGACGACTGGTTCAAAGGTGTACGTCGAGAGTCTGCAGCGGTCGGTGCTGGCGCCGAGTGAACTCGTGTTAAAATTGGGCGCGTTGGTCATGGCCGTGAAAAATTCGCCGCAGAAATTGTACGCCAATGGTAGCATCGGCACGGTGGTGGATTTTGAGCCGCTGACGGATTATCCGATCGTGGAGTTTCGCAGTGGTCAGCAGGTAACCATGGTGCCAGATGTCTGGGAACTACGTGACGGTGAGCGCAAGCGCGCCAGTATCTCGCAGGTGCCACTGCGGCTGGCGTGGGCTATTACTGTGCATAAAAGCCAAGGCATGACACTGGACGCGGCAAAAATTGACCTGAGAAAGGCCTTTGTTGAAGGTATGGGCTATGTGGCCCTGAGTCGTGTGCGGGATTTGGATAATTTGTATCTATATGGAATTAACCGTAAGGCGTTGGAAATTTCGCCGGATGCGCTGGCAATTGACGAGGTGTTGCAGCGAGCAAGTAGTGAAGCGGCCAACCACTATCGTCCGATGTTGGAGAAAATGAAGCGAAAGCAGTCAGCGTCGAAAAAATCTGCCAAATCCGGCAGCTGGCAGCAAAAAATTGCCAAAATGCGCGAAACCCACCCGAAAGCATACATGCCGTGGGAAAAAGCCGACGATAACATTCTCAAGCAAGACTTTATACAAGGTGCAACTATTGAGCAGCTTAGTAAAAAACTTGGACGTCACGAAGGCTCGATTAGGATACGGTTACAGAAACATTTTGGGGAAGATACCGTAGCGTAGCTTCAACTTGTATCAACACTAGACTTTTCCACAAAAATGTGGAAAAGTTTTTAGTTGACGCAAAAATGGGTAAAAAGTCATAAAAAGGGCTTGCAAGTGGGTAGTTGTGGGTAGTATAGTGGAGTCAGTGGAACGAAAGTTGATGGCAATCACCAACGAAAAACAAACATCCACTATAAAAACAACTAATCTACCACGGAGGAAGGACGACGTGCAGACAGATTACTTTGAGCGAAAGTTGGATGACAAGCGGCGCTTGACGATTCCAGCCGAACTCAGAGCAGAGTTTGCATCAGGAGTCGTACTAACTCGCGGGTTCGGCAGATATCTTCACTTATATCCACAGCAAATTTGGGATCGGGAAGTGGAGAGCGCTTTAACTGGAAGTATCCTGGACGAACGCGTGGCTGACCTAAACGTTAAATTCCGCCGTGGCAAAACCGCATCGGCGCTCGATCAAAAACAAGGACGAGTGACGATTGAGCAGCATTTGCTCGACTACGCTGGAATTGACAGAGAAGTCGTTGCTGTGCGAGCAGGGGAATATTTTCGGTTAATAGCGGCTGAAAATGCGGAATAGTAGATTAGCTAAGTACCTTAACAATTAAAACCTCTCGAGATCAACTATCTGGGTATTTGAAGATGGTGTGTGGCAATTTGCTCCACATTAAAAACGGCAACGCACATTCCTTAAAACACCTCCCAAAAAACTCCACCTCACACATAAGTCTCTTTGGAAAACATGGTTGTTACTGACAATCAATAAATTTCCACTCTAAGACAACAAAAACAAACAAAACACAAATACAAAAAAGCCAGAATTAAATATCCAGT
Coding sequences within:
- a CDS encoding SDR family NAD(P)-dependent oxidoreductase → MHIILGGTSGLGLEMAKQLRKRGERVLVLGKTHDSQKHGEGFPLDVYYADQVEASFLRIEQILNGDDIEQFVWAAGYGWRGNFEDQPDARSMAEVNFSGALPLVQWAWRKMLTQNRKSVLTVIGSTSSVKARSDEAVYVATKHAQAGLARSLGMQADEQKLPVKVALFLPGAMKTPFWNGRDLPNDYVFFNDPAKIATHIINAVNCQQQPFLEWALPKGTLV
- the yvcK gene encoding uridine diphosphate-N-acetylglucosamine-binding protein YvcK, whose amino-acid sequence is MMTDDVNSEHFGVKVVVIGGGTGSFTLLSGLKKYTHSITALVNMVDDGGSTGQLRDELGVLPAGDVRQCLVALSTSPKVRDLFNYRFDEGSMKGHAFGNLFMAALEKMTGSFAEAVELASEVLGVNGRVYPITLDDTTMSIKLKDGTIVNGQHAAESLQIPRGERPWLELKPPAGINPRARQAILDADLVVIAPGLLYGSLAPALLVRGVTRALAETKAKKVYVCNLVTKPTQTDGFTVADFADEIERFSGVNMDYVLYNDHRPPEDLIKKYAHDGEYLVEWDKDLLKKKHYYASGKRLIADTVWVNKNSGSDPLEAQRSLIRHDADRVARELMRIYFA
- a CDS encoding ribonuclease H, with the protein product MTTYYTDGSASPNPGPGGFAVIRDLQPWILGSEDGETTNIRMEGKALIAALQDADGAPCVIYTDSEFWINVVTKWAPGWQQRGWTKKGGEIKNLDIVQELYELYSNSQAELRWVRGHEGDEGNELADEWANRAREGKRLTK
- a CDS encoding Kiwa anti-phage protein KwaB-like domain-containing protein — encoded protein: MEEVRETTDIFLWANQTDAKKNDLQIELFLFNKNYTPYFMPLKGDVEQQLRPLFLFGYINQVNLGAGTGLSVRDYELSEAEDNVLLRTDLGQVGRAETLIHLIEHERDNIVEFSETEHEFKRMKGLIARFTDPNDPEKVFYTVKLIQQGQTLKSALAWEFSDGKFGAFKAEVGFKVPDDNQVLIIGQDIFAFNPSKFERMFGYEYKKQVIADKKVSEIEKQYKLSFPEGLDLNALVKERKRTINKLQKLEIGEVKQEQVLDYADEMQLELMSDDNGAIIIMDGNDLDMFVNLINEDYIESKITGKRYEIKSKKLLGEPEGEPPRC
- a CDS encoding ATP-dependent RecD-like DNA helicase — translated: MLSMDQELALAILMSGRSALLTGAAGTGKTHLLNTFIAQARDQGKKVSVTATTGLAATHLGGNTIHSWSGIGVSDYLANNFFDRLSKTRREVITKTDVLVIDEISMLHDFRLDMVDRVLRGVRENDQPFGGIQLVMSGDFFQLPPINRPGEQGGGFVVYSEAWQELQPAVLYLERQYRQNDEQLLEILTALRHDDIRRHHAEMLLARTEVQVPDGDITELHTVNVDVDAINSQKLAELAGEERTYQQTTTGSKVYVESLQRSVLAPSELVLKLGALVMAVKNSPQKLYANGSIGTVVDFEPLTDYPIVEFRSGQQVTMVPDVWELRDGERKRASISQVPLRLAWAITVHKSQGMTLDAAKIDLRKAFVEGMGYVALSRVRDLDNLYLYGINRKALEISPDALAIDEVLQRASSEAANHYRPMLEKMKRKQSASKKSAKSGSWQQKIAKMRETHPKAYMPWEKADDNILKQDFIQGATIEQLSKKLGRHEGSIRIRLQKHFGEDTVA
- a CDS encoding division/cell wall cluster transcriptional repressor MraZ — protein: MERKLMAITNEKQTSTIKTTNLPRRKDDVQTDYFERKLDDKRRLTIPAELRAEFASGVVLTRGFGRYLHLYPQQIWDREVESALTGSILDERVADLNVKFRRGKTASALDQKQGRVTIEQHLLDYAGIDREVVAVRAGEYFRLIAAENAE